In Penaeus chinensis breed Huanghai No. 1 chromosome 19, ASM1920278v2, whole genome shotgun sequence, a single genomic region encodes these proteins:
- the LOC125035186 gene encoding uncharacterized protein LOC125035186, which translates to MSSSKSTEQLTDAVVSAALASDKGPTVKLSSWSSESMTSLADGATSDIQRLQVTYFDADGHEHSVSYVAKLLRSREEFFNMIHAKECSFYSDVVPAVNAVLRDIGQGELSVPRCLFQCTEGGREVVVLENLKELGYEIRDKTEGIDAAHTVLVLKELAKLHAASVLMQEKSPLEDVRDRFACLQKEWTKEFNVGCNFEQFIGSYLERSVAMFEKIGGCNTVVEWIKKIKPRAMQMYNEQIKQAPPFAAICHADPHINNFFFKYDEARNPIAVKLFDFQGCRKSSVANDLQHLFNMNLTGPVRRPNLDYFLRTYYASFAGILEAGGSRAPFTLDELTKEYQDKGFYGLLYCLLWIPNMVRRPEDSIDIIERSEDAIDIETRNVLKMVDTNPLLKPRMLSIVEEWTERGVIS; encoded by the exons TGAGCAGCAGCAAAAGCACCGAGCAGTTGACGGACGCGGTCGTGAGCGCCGCCTTGGCCTCCGACAAGGGCCCGACTGTCAAGCTCTCATCCTGGAGCAGCGAGAGCATGACGTCGCTGGCGGACGGGGCCACCTCCGACATCCAGAGGCTCCAGGTGACGTACTTCGACGCGGACGGGCACGAGCACAGCGTGTCGTATGTGGCAAAGCTGCTCCGGTCGAGGGAGGAATTCTTCAACATGATCCACGCCAAGGAGTGCAGCTTCTACTCCGACGTCGTGCCAGCCGTCAACGCTGTCCTGCGGGATATCGGCCAGGGCGAGCTGAGCGTCCCCAGGTGCTTGTTCCAGTGCACGGAGGGCGGCCGCGAGGTCGTGGTCTTGGAGAACCTGAAGGAACTCGGTTATGAGATAAGAGACAAGACGGAGGGGATCGACGCGGCCCACACGGTCTTGGTACTCAAGGAGCTCGCCAAGCTGCACGCAGCCTCGGTCCTCATGCAGGAGAAGAGTCCACTGGAGGATGTCAGAGACCGGTTCGCTTGCCTGCAGAAGGAATGGACCAAGGAGTTCAATGTCGGATGCAACTTCGAGCAGTTCATCGGGAGTTACCTAGAGCGCAGTGTGGCAATGTTCGAGAAGATCGGAGGCTGCAACACGGTCGTGGAGTGGATCAAGAAGATCAAGCCGAGAGCAATGCAGATGTACAATGAGCAGATCAAACAGGCGCCGCCCTTCGCCGCTATTTGCCACGCAGATCCTCACATCAATAACTTCTTCTTTAA GTACGACGAGGCCAGGAACCCCATTGCCGTGAAGCTCTTCGACTTCCAGGGTTGTCGCAAATCCTCCGTCGCCAACGACCTCCAGCACCTATTTAACATGAACCTGACGGGCCCCGTGCGACGCCCCAACTTGGATTACTTCCTCAGGACCTACTACGCCTCCTTCGCCGGGATTCTTGAAGCAGGAGGATCGAGGGCCCCCTTCACCCTAGATGAGCTGACGAAGGAGTACCAGGACAAAGGCTTTTACGGGTTATTGTATTGTCTTCTCTGGATCCCAAATATGGTGCGTCGACCCGAGGACTCCATCGACATCATCGAGAGGAGCGAGGACGCCATCGACATCGAGACGAGGAACGTCTTGAAAATGGTGGACACGAACCCGCTGCTGAAGCCCAGGATGCTCTCCATCGTTGAGGAGTGGACCGAGCGGGGCGTCATCTCCTAG
- the LOC125034923 gene encoding dynein axonemal intermediate chain 1-like, whose product MLVAGRTDGSVVVYDVTAPPHAAAICSSAVKGKHLMQVTQVRWVRTQPGEELSFFSVSLDGRVTQWHLHSACLVHRDVLDFASCRQPTKPHSSSDKVVLEGAATCIDFRPDHENIMLLGTDTGAVFQCSVASTTHTLFRYPAHTSPVRQVSWNTHHHGIFVTCSLDWMVKVWQYEFVSPLIQLDLGGAVAGVTWTPHSSSVFVAVTDEGRVHVYDLHVRKCHPLCVQGVVQKKRGVVTCIAFSPFHPVILVGGDRGRLVSFKLSPNLRRQPKDAKGCDAQQLKEIEMCKMERIIATTRG is encoded by the exons ATGCTGGTGGCCGGGCGCACCGACGGCTCCGTGGTCGTGTACGACGTGACGGCCCCGCCCCACGCCGCTGCCATCTGCTCGTCGGCGGTCAAGGGGAAGCACCTCATGCAGGTCACTCAG GTGAGATGGGTCCGCACGCAGCCGGGGGAGGAACTCagcttcttctccgtctccctggACGGCCGAGTGACGCAGTGGCACCTCCACTCCGCCTGCCTGGTTCACAGGGACGTCCTCGACTTCGCCTCCTGCAGACAGCCGACCAAACCGCACTCCTCGTCGGATAAGGTGGTTCTGGAAG gaGCGGCCACCTGCATAGACTTCCGCCCCGACCACGAGAATATAATGCTTCTGGGGACGGACACAGGGGCGGTTTTCCAGTGCTCCGTCGCCTCCACCACCCACACTCTCTTCCGCTACCCTGCCCACACGTCCCCCGTCAGACAGGTGTCCTGGAATACGCACCACCACGGGATCTTCGTGACGTGTTCTCTCGACTGGATGGTCAAAGTGTGGCaatatgagtttgt CTCCCCCCTCATCCAGCTGGATCTCGGCGGCGCGGTGGCTGGGGTAACTTGGACCCCACACAGCAGCAGCGTTTTCGTTGCGGTGACTGACGAGGGGCGCGTACACGTCTACGACTTGCATGTACGTAAATGCCATCCTCTGTGCGTACAGGGCGTGGTTCAGAAGAAGAGGGGCGTGGTCACCTGTATCGCCTTCAGTCCGTTTCATCCCGTTATCCTTGTGGGCGGAGACAG AGGGCGTCTGGTATCCTTCAAGCTCTCCCCGAACCTCCGAAGACAGCCCAAGGATGCGAAAGGATGCGACGCCCAGCAACTGAAGGAGATTGAAATGTGCAAGATGGAGAGGATTATTGCAACCACCAGGGGATAG
- the LOC125034924 gene encoding dynein intermediate chain 2, ciliary-like, translating to MWKSALNKIKPLGPSAAVMEGAAETLRKSTSPMLMRLKMMVRLSKILGKDTGASKGRPRFLGTRAKPTPKTRQKKLLKKMKIALCKKQPKKAAKSLDDSVYWKRFANKRVGFSAATPSAWPMGSLVPEYEDEPEKEEQEVQIELTSTFSQVTSEVRYNYVSRAFEQVVERDSLLSLLELPSKVLRKDEARRGVARLCRPTSPESVDSDLDEVVDNSRRAMEELYGGTVSKEELARIDAQPNPFNFSDRVSLTTKIPMKDIALQTDPPPSTRFSSSVSAFAVYLAYDQDQTRIRERERKRQEREKERDRTTKRVQDPVTILSAAKPKPRRPEPLDLPGLPRVAKVLERMVAQNIYDDIAQDFKFWEDASDEYHPFEGSLLPLWKFKYEHSKSLLVSDICWSPVYADLFAISYLSSGVDGGGEEMGGMLCLYTLKSPSTPERVFHTPFGVVTARFHPQVGLGEGGS from the exons GAAGTCGACGTCGCCCATGCTGATGCGCCTCAAGATGATGGTGCGCCTGTCGAAGATCCTGGGCAAGGACACGGGCGCCTCTAAGGGCCGCCCGCGCTTCCTGGGGACCCGAGCCAAGCCCACGCCCAAGACCAGGCAGAAGAAGCTCCTCAAGAA AATGAAGATCGCCCTGTGTAAGAAACAGCCCAAGAAAGCTGCCAAATCTCTCGACGACTCCGTCTACTGGAAGAGATTCGCCAACAAGAGGGTCGGATTCTCGGCGGCGACTCCTTCTGCGTGGCCGATGGGGTCCCTCGTGCCCGAGTACGAGGACGAG cccgagaaggaggagcaggaggtccAGATCGAGCTGACGTCGACCTTCAGCCAAGTGACGAGCGAGGTGCGCTACAACTACGTCAGCAGGGCCTTCGAGCAGGTGGTGGAGCGCGACTCTCTGCTGAGCTTGCTGGAACTCCCGTCGAAGGTGCTGAGGAAGGACGAGGCGAGGAGGGGCGTGGCGAGGCTCTGTAGACCTACTTCGCCGGAGTCTGTTG ACTCCGACCTGGACGAGGTGGTAGACAATTCCCGACGGGCGATGGAGGAGCTCTACGGTGGCACTGTGTCCAAGGAGGAGCTGGCACGCATCGACGCCCAACCGAACCCTTTTAACTTCAGCGACCGCGTTTCCCTGACAACCAAGATTCCTATGAAG GACATCGCCCTCCAAACCGACCCGCCGCCGAGTACGAGGTTCAGCTCCTCCGTCAGCGCCTTCGCCGTGTACCTCGCCTACGACCAGGACCAGACGCGAatccgggagagggagaggaagagacaagagagagagaaggagagggacagaaccACTAAACGA GTCCAAGACCCTGTGACGATCCTGAGCGCCGCGAAGCCGAAGCCGAGACGCCCGGAGCCGCTGGACCTGCCGGGGTTGCCAAGAGTCGCCAAGGTGCTGGAGAGGATGGTCGCGCAGAATATCTACGATGACATCGCGCAAG ACTTCAAGTTCTGGGAGGACGCGAGCGACGAGTACCACCCCTTCGAGGGCTCCCTGCTCCCCCTCTGGAAGTTCAAGTACGAGCATTCCAAGTCACTGCTTGTGTCTGACATCTGCTGGAGCCCCGTGTACGCCGACCTCTTCGCCATCTCGTACTTGTCGTCAG GAGTGGAcggcggaggggaggagatgggcggGATGCTGTGCCTTTACACCCTCAAGAGTCCTTCCACGCCCGAGCGAGTCTTCCACACGCCCTTCGGAGTCGTCACGGCCAGGTTCCACCCTCAGGTAggtcttggggagggggggtcgtag